GTTTCAGGTGGAGCATCTGGAATTTTATCCCACGGGGGTGAATCTGGATCCGGAGGAGGCGAAGGCGTTCATCCAGTTTGAATGCGACTGGCTGGAACGGGCCTATGGATGGCGCAACAAGCCCGACTGGCAGGCGGTTTGGGCCCGTTTTGAGCCGCGCATCCGGGCGCTGGGGGGACTGGAGGTAGATGCCAAGGTGACCTTCTTCCTGGCCCGTAAAGTGCGGATGGTGAATCCCGTTCCTGAGCTCCTCATGGAGCTCTCCCAGGAGGTCCGCGCGTGAAGAGCGGTTCCGTTCCAGTTCGCCGGGTGGCGATGATCAGCGTTCATACATGCCCTCTGGCCACCCTGGGGGGCAAAGACACGGGGGGGATGAACGTTTACGTCCGCGAATTGACCCGGGAGCTGACCCGCCGGGGCATCGGGGTGGACGTCTTCACCCGATCCCAGAACCCTCATCTCCCCCATATTGTTCATGAGCTGGGGCCCGGAGGACGCGTGATCCATGTTCCGGCTGGCCCCGAAGCTCCCATCGACAAGCATCAGATCCTCCCCTATCTGTCGGAATTCATCGAATGGGTTCGGCGTTTTGCGGAGCGAGAGGGGCTGGTCTACGATGTGATCCACAGTCATTACTGGCTCTCGGGCTTGGCGGCGCTGGCCCTGCGACCGATATGGCGGGCCCCCGTGATCCAGATGTTTCACACGCTGGGGAAGATGAAGAACCGGGTCGCCCGGCGGGCGGAGGAGCAGGAACCCCCTGCGCGCCTGGAGGCCGAGCGACGGCTGGTTCGCGAGGCGGATCATCTGGTGGCGGCCACGCCGCTGGAGAAAGCCCAGCTCTCGTGGCTATACGGCGCCACTCCGTCCCATATCACGGTCATCCCTCCGGGGGTGGACGTCCAGCGGTTCCGCCCCATCCCCAAGATGGAGGCCCGGCGGATCCTGGGGTTCCCCCCGGAGCGGCGTTATGTGTTGTTCGTTGGACGGATCGAGCCCCTGAAAGGCCTGGAAACCCTGATGCGGGCGGTCGCCATCCTGGCTCAGGATTGCCCGACCTGGACCCGGGATTTTGCGGTGGTGGTGATCGGAGGCGATCCGGATGCGACGGCGGATGCGGAGATGCAACGCCTGCAGCAGCTCCGGGAGGAGCTGGGGATCACGGATCTGATCGCCTTTCTGGGGGCCAAAGCTCAGGAGACACTCCCTTATTACTATAATGCGGCCGATGTCGTGGTCATGCCCTCGGATTACGAATCCTTCGGGCTGGTGGCCCTGGAAGCCATGGCATGCGGCACGCCGGTCATCGCTTCGGATGTAGGAGGATTGCTTTACCTGGTCCGCGATGGGGAGACCGGCCTGCGGGTACCCCGACGCCAGCCGATCGCCCTGGCGCGGGCGCTCGATCGGCTTCTGCGGGATGAAGCGCTGCGGCAACGGTTGGGGGAGAACGCCCGTCGCTGGGCGCAGGGGTTCGCCTGGTCGATCATTGCGGACCGGGTTCTGAACCTTTACGACGAAGTCCTGAAAACGAATCGAGGCCGCGCCAGGCCATCGATCTGCTATGGGCGCTGGAGCGCGCGGTTGTATTGAAGGGCACTGCAGAACAAAGCACTACTCCGATCCGCTGGAGGGATGGGTATGGTCGTGCCCCCTGAGGTTCACTGGTTCTATGCGGAGAAGCGCCCCAGCGCAGGGGCGATCGCGGAGCAGCTCCGCCAGAGCCTCTGGTTCGTGCGCCTGCAGGAAGCATGGATATCTCCGGAGGATCCCACCCGGAAAGACCCGCCCTTCCGCTATCGAGGCTACTGGCGGGAGCGGACCTTTGAGATCGAGTTCGAGCCCCGGCGCTATGTGATCCTCCGAGCAGGTGAGGATCTCCCCAAAGTCGTCGAAGCATTGCAACGTTCTCTGGGGGCGGGGCCGGCTTTCTTTTATATAGACGAGGAAAATCGTGTGGTCTACGAATGGCGCTGGGGAGATCGGGAAGCCCGCTGGCGGGAGCTCCAGGGGATCCCTCGCTATCAGCGGTTGCGCCGCCTGGACCGTCGCGGTTCGTAAGCAAAACGAAGTGGGGGCCTACCGGGCAGCGAGAGCTGGACCAGGGCCCCATGGGTCCGTTTATGATTCCGCGGGGCCGGGACGGTCGCCCCGGCCCCGCCTGTTTCGCCTGTTTCACTGGGAGGCGCGCGGTCGCCCTCCCCATCGTCATGACAGGCGTCCGGTGAGGATCGCCTGCTTGACCTCCTCGATGGCCCGGGTGATCTGGATCCCCCGCGGGCATGCCTCCACACAGTTGAAGATGGTGCGGCAACGCCAGACCCCGAACCACTCATTAAGGACCCGCAACCGTTCCGCGGCCCCCTGATCCCGGCTGTCGAAGATGAAGCGGTGGGCCTGGACGATGGCCGCCGGCCCGATGTATTCACCGTTGGCCCAGAAGGAGGGGCAGGACGTGGTGCACGCCGCGCACAGGATGCATTTAGTGGTGTCATCGTAGCGCTCGCGCTCCTCCGGCGTCTGCAGTCGCTCCCGCTCCGGCGGGGGATCGTTGTTGATCAGGTAAGGCATAATCATCCGGTATTTGGCGAAGAAGGGCTCCATGTCGACGACCAGATCCTTAATCACCGGAAGCCCCGGGAGGGGCTGAACGGTGATCACCCCCCGCCCTTCCTCCATAGCCTCACGGACCAGGACCTTGCAGGCCAGGCGGTTGCGGCCGTTGATGCGCATCGCGTCGGATCCGCAGATGCCGTGGGCGCAGGAGCGACGGAGGGTGAGGGTGCCATCGATATACCACTTGACATAGTGGAGGGCGTCCAGCACCCGATCCACCGGCTCGGCCTCGACTTCGTATTCCCCCCACCACGGCTTACGATCCTTCTCCGGGTTAAACCGCTGGATGCGCAATCGCACCTTCATGGCGTGTCCTCCGATGCGGGCTGGGTTCGAGCGGCAACCGACCAGGTCCATCCTCGCGGGGTGCGCCGGAAGCCCATGGCGTGGGCGGTTTCCCGGGCCGCCTCGATCAGCGCCCGGCCCCGCCCCTCGCGTTCCTCCAGCATGATCTCCAGATAAAACGGCTCGCCCTCCCGGACCTGCCGCCACACCTTCTCCCAGGTCTCCACCAGGATGTGGAAGTTCCCACGGGCCCGTCGATCCACTTCCCCATAGGGCACCGGCCGGGAGAACAGGACCAGCAGGTCCACATCGCTGGTATCCAGATAGTCGCCCCGCGCCAGCGAACCGAACAGGAAAACCGCCTCCGGCTCCAGTTCCCTCAGGCGGTCCAGAAAGGTGCGGATATCATGGGCCTGGGGGCTGTTCTCCCAAGTTGTGCTGCACGAACCCCATGATCCGCCCGGCATGTTCCACACACCGCTGGGCGATTTTCCGATCATCGTATTGAGCCGGATAGCCCTCAGCGAAGCGGTTCGGATAACGCGAGCCCATATCATGCAAGTCCAGCTCCCGGGCTGCCTCGAACAGCCCTTCAGGGATCGGCAGCTTTTGTGAGAGCTCCTCGAGCATGGCGACCAGGCGGTGTCCTCGATACTCCCGATGATGGAAACGAAGCAGCGCCCTCAAACCCTTCTCGGCCGCCGGATGGGCTTGGAAGGCTGCCCACTCGTAGAAGCCTCCCTCCAGCATCGAGCGGGCAGCCTGCAGATCCCGCAACCCCTGGGCCAGCCAGTCCTGGTGACGGGAGGGCATCAATACTTCCGCTCCTTCGGCGGCCATTTGGTGATGACCACGGGTTTGTAAGCGAAAGTCACCCGGCCATCCTGGCGCCAGATCAGCGTGTGCTTGAGCCAGTTCTCATCGTCCCGTTTCGGATAGTCCTCCCGATAGTGGGCGCCCCGGCTCTCCGTGCGGTTCAGGGCGCTGAAGGCCGTCGCCTCCGCCACATCCAGCAGGAAGCCCAGCTCGATGGCCTCCAGCAGATCGGTGTTGAAGCGGTAACCCTTGTCGTCGATGCGGATGTGGCGGTAGCGCTCCTGCAGCTCCCGGATCTTCTCGATGGCCGTCTCCAGGCCGCTGGCCTCGCGGAACACGCTCACATAGGTCTGCATGGTCTCCTGCAGCTCGGTCCGGAGGAGCGGGACGCGCTCCTCGCCGGTCCCGTTGCGGATGCGCTCCACCATCTCGATGGTATAAGCCTCCGGTTCCGGTGGGAGGGGGGCGAAGTCGGCCTGCTGGCAGTATTCCGCCATGTGACGGCCCGCCCGCCGGCCGAAAACCACCAGGTCCACCAGGGAGTTGGTCCCCAGGCGATTGGCCCCGTGCACCGACACGCAGGCGCACTCGCCGGCGGCGTAGAGGCCGGGGACAGGGGTGTTGCGCTCGTCACGGATCACCCGTCCGTGCACGTCCGTGGGGATGCCACCCATGGCGTAGTGGGCGGTGGGCTGGATAGGCACCGGCTCCCGCATGGGGTCGATCCCCAGGTAGACGCGGACGAACTCGATGATGTCCGGGAGCTTGTGCTCCAGGTATTCCGCCGTGACCTCCCGGCCGCCCGGCGCGCTCTTGAAGCGGTTGATGGTCTCCGGCCGCATGTCCAGATAGACGTAATCCTTTCCGCCGATGCCGCGGCCCTCCCGGATCTCCATATAGATGGCCCGGGAGATCACATCCCGGCTGGCCAGGTCCTTCAGGGTGGGGGCGTAGCGCTCCATGAAGCGTTCCCCTTTATCGTTGATCAGCACGGCCCCTTCGCCCCGGGCCGCCTCGCTGAGCAGGATCCCCAGCTTGTAGATGCCGGTGGGGTGGAACTGGAAGAACTCCATGTCCTCCAGGGGAAGCCCCCGTCGCCACACGATGGCCATGCCGTCGCCGGTGAGGGAGTGGGCGTTGGAGGTGACCTTGTAGATCCGCCCGGCGCCGCCCGTGGCGAAAAGCACCGCCTTGCTGTGGAAGACATGGATGTCCCCGGTAGCGATCTCAATGGCCACTACCCCTCGGACCACCCCGTCCTCCAGGATCAGGTCGGTGACGAAGAACTCATCGAAGAAAGTGACGTTGTGCTTGATGCACTGCTGGTAGAGGGTCTGGAGGATCATGTGGCCGGTGCGGTCGGCGGAGTGGCAGGCTCGCATGACCGGCGCCTCGCCGAAGTTGCGGGTGTGCCCGCCGAACCGGCGCTGGGCGATCTTGCCGTCGGGCGTCCGGTCGAAGGGCAGGCCCATGTGCTCCAGCTCGATGATGGCCTCGATGGACTCATGGGCCAGGATCTCCGCCGCGTCCTGGTCCACCAGCCAGTCTCCGCCCTTCACCGTGTCGTAGGCGTACCACTCCGGCCGGTCCTCCTCCATGTTCCCCAGGGGCGCGGCGATGCCCCCCTGGGCCGTCCCGGTGTGGGAACGGGTGGGGTAGAGCTTGCTGAGGACCGCAGTCTTGACCTGCTTGGAGGCGTAGAGGGCGGCCATGAGGCCAGCGCCCCCTGCGCCCACCACCACCGCATCGAATTGATGCCGATGGACTTTCATCGGGGAACTCCTTTCTGATCTGACATCGCAAGTTCGGGCGAGCGAGGACCCTGGACCTCGCTTCGCCGCATCCCTCTCACACCAGCAGCATTCGCATAGGCTGGAGGGTGCGGGTGAACGGATTGAGCACCAACCCCAGGATCTCCAGGGTCACCACCCCCAGCACGGCCTCGTCCCCGGGCTCCCCGAGGATGACCGGGGTATGCCCTTCCCCTTGGGGCAAGGCGATGTGGCATTCGGAGATCTGACGCTCGATGGTTGTGCCGTCCGCCAGGACGAACGTGGCCGAGCGTTTCGGCTTCAGCTCGATGGCCTGCCAGATCTCATAGGGAAGCAGGGTGTAGGTCGCTCCGCTGTCGACGAGAAAGCGGACGACCGCCTGTTTTCCGGTTGGGCCCGTCACCGTGCCTTCGATGTAGGTCAATCCCATAAGCCCGGCCCCCTTATCCAGGCGGAGGGCATCCCACGGGCAGCGCGGCGACCCGCACGCCGCCGATCAGGGCGATGGTCCCGATCAGGATGACCAAAGCCCCCCCGATGAAGGCGGCTCCCTTCAGCGCCTGATTCCAGCCCCGGTGGTGCACATAGTCATCGATCACATAACGCAGGCCGTTCAGGCCGTGGATGTAGGCCAGGAAGAGCAGCAGGGCATCATACACGCGCCACCAGAAGAGCACGTTCCACCGGTAATACACGAAGCAGGCATTGATGTCATGCACGTTGTTGACGATGTGCATGATCGCCAGATGGCCGAAGGCCAGAGGGATCAGCAGCACGCCCGAAACCCGCATGAAAGCCCATAGCCAGACCTCCAGGCGGGGGCGGATGGCGGGCACCGTGCGCGGGGCGACTTTCGGGATGGCCGCCATGGTTCACCTCCCCAGGATGCCTTTCTGAAGGATCGTGTTGCCCATAATGACGAATGCGGGGATATAGAGGGCAAAGAAAGCGACGACCGTCCACAGGATCAGACGGGCCTGGATCTCCGCCGCCCACAGGTGGGGGCGGAAATCGCTGATGGCGATGCGCAGCCCGTTGAGGCCATGCCAGAGCACGCAGCCCACCAGGATGAGCTCGCCGAGGCCAAAGAGGGGATGCCGATACAGGGCGAGGGCATGCTCATACCAGGTCGGAGCAAAGTAGACCAGGGAGGTGTCCAGAATGTGAATGGTGAGGAAGAGGAGGGTCCCCAGCCCCGCCACCCGGTTGGCCACCCAGGCCCACTGGTGGATCCGACCGCGATATCGGGGGATCTCCTGGAGCACCACCCGCAACCCGGCCCCGGGGGTCCAGGCCCATTCCAGGGCCCGCCATCGCTTCCGCGCCTCCTCCGGGAGGATCACCTCTGAACCGGCCATGGCAGGCTCCTTTGGGAAGGTTTTCACTTGAATTATAAAGCCAACGGGTTGAATCGCTCCACCTCGGAGAACAGGCAGGATCCCTGCCCCCCTCTCTCTGTTCTTTCTGTAAGCGATCGTCCGCCGGACCACGGTCTCCGTCGCAGGCTCTGGGGATCGGACGGGTCGCTTCCGGTGACCGCTCTGATGGATCCCTGGGCATTCAGGCGGGAGAGGCGCGGCGCGCCTCCAGGGCTTCGCGAACCAGCTCGTTCACCCGCTGGGGATCCGCCTGACCACGCGTTGCGCGCATGACCTGCCCGACGAACCATTTGAGCACGCCTTCCTTCCCCCGCAGGTAGCTCTCCACCTCTTTAGGGTTCGCCTCGATCACCTGACGGACGATCTCCCGAAGGGCCTCCACGTCCCGGATCTGGGCCAGCCCCCTGGCCTCCACGATGCGGCGGGGGGCCTCTCCGGTCTCGAAGGCCTCGCGCAGAACCAGTTTGCCGGTGTTCATATTGATCTCCCCCCGCTGGACCATGCGGATCAGTTCCACCAGGGACTCCGGGGGCACCCGCACGTCCTGGATCTCCCGATTGGCTTCGTTCATGAGCCGGAACAGCTCCCCGGTGATCCAGGCGGCCAGGGTTCGGGGCTCCACCGCCGGCTCTCCCTCGCGGGCCAGCATCACGGCGCGCTCGAAATAATCGGCGACCCGATGATCCTCCGTCAGCAGGGCGGCTTCGTATCGGGTGAGGCCGTAAGCCTGCTCGAAGCGGGCCAGCCGGGCTCGGGGCAGCTCCGGCAGCATGGCGCGGATCTCCTCCACCCACTCCCGGGAGATCATCAGCGGCGGGATGTCCGGCTCCGGGAAATAGCGATAATCGTGGGCGTGCTCTTTCCCCCGTTGGGGAACGGTGATCCCTCGCGCCTCATCCCAGCCCATCGTCTCCTGTTCCACCCGGCCGCCGGAGCGGACGATCTCGATCTGCCGTCGGATCTCGTATTCCACGGCCCGCACCAGGGCCCGGAAGCTGTTCAGGTTCTTGATCTCGGTCCGGGTGCCCAATCGGGTCTCCCCTTTCGGGCGCACCGAGACGTTCGCCTCGAAGCGGATCACGCCCTTTTCCATATCTCCCGAGTTCACTCCGAGGTAGCGGAGCAGCGTGCGCAGGGCGATGGCGAAGGCTTTCACTTCCTCCACGGAATGCATATCCGGTTCGGTGACGATCTCCATCAGGGGAACCCCGGCGCGGTTGAAGTCGACCAGCGTAGCCCCGCCGACGTGGATCAGCTTTCCGGTGTCCTCCTCGATGTGAACGCGGCGGATGCGCACCCGCCGGGGCCCATCCGGCGTATCGATCTCCAGATAGCCGTTCCGGCACAGGGGATAGTCATACATGGAGCGCTGGTATTCGGAAGGCAGATCGGGGTAGAAATAATTCTTCCGGTAAAAGAGACTGTATTCCGCGATCTCACAATTCAGGGCCAGGCCCGTGAGGATCGTCCATTCGATCGCCCGCCGGTTGGGGACAGGGAGCGTCCCGGGCATCCCGGCGCACACCGGGCACACGTAACGGTTGGGCTCGGCCGTTGTGCTATCCACAACCGGGCATGCGCAGAACATCTTGGATCGCGTCTGGAGCTCGGCATGGATCTCCAGACCGATAACCGGCTCGAATTCCACAGGGCACCTCCTGAATCGGGAAGATAGGGAGAGATGCACCGCTCAAATCGAAGAGGAAAGGCGAGATCTCCCTCTGCCTGGGGCCTTTTAAGCCGCGAGGCAGGAGGGAAAATGCCCTCCAGAGAAACCACTGCGCCGCCCCCCACAAAAAATTATAGATGGAAGGATCCGGGATGTTTAGCTAAAATAAATGAAAATCGAGAAGGCGCAGAGTGGTGGGATGGGTTGGGGTTCTGGAAGGTGGATGCTTCTGGTTTTGGGCGTACTCCTGGCGGCCTGCGCTCCTCCCCCTGGCTTCCAGCTCCCGGATGACCCTCTGGCTCGCATCCTGGGCAGGCGGGTTGGGCGAGTGATCATTGTGGGGAGCGACGGGAATCTGTATCTGACGGATCAGAGCGGCCTGCGGCAACATGCGCTCACGGAAGATGCCGGCCCAACGGCCCAGGGCCGTCGCGCGTATCGGCTCCCCACCTGGTCCCCCGACGGGCGTCGCCTGGCGGTCTTCGAGGTCTTCAGCGGAGCGGTCACGAGGATGCGGGTGATCGGCATCGACCTCTCCCCCGGGCGCTCCCCGATCCGCCATGTATGGGGGGAATGGGAGGGCGAAGAGCCCACCATGCTGAGCTGGCTGGATCCCCGCTCCCTGCTGGTCCTGAGCCGGAAGGACGCGCGTTCCACGGTTTACGCGCTGCGGCTCTTAGATCCGGAGGGAAGGCATGAAACCCTTCTGGCACAGGGCAGCCCGCTTTTCTTCAGCTGGAGCGCCGCCCGGAGGACGCTGGCCTGGCATCGGGAAGGGCGATATCTGGAGCTTCGCGGGCTGGATGAGGGGGAAGCGCGACAGCGATCGGATCACACTGCCGCTTTCAACGCGCCAGCCTGGTCGCCCGATGGACGGTGGCTGGCCTGGGCGGAACAGGAAGGATCCGCCAGCGCGCTTCGACTGGAGGAGACCGGCGATCGGGCAACCCGCACCATCCTGACCTTCACCGGAGGGATCGCCTTCGCATGGTCTCCCGCCAGCCGTCACCTGGCTCTGATCACCGACCCCACCACGACCCTCCCGCGCATCGGCCCGCTGGATCTGTATGATGCGGAGACGAATACGTTAACCCGTCTGGATGAACAATCCAACCTGGCACTGTTCTGGTCGCATGATGGCCGGAAGCTGGCGGCTTTTCGTTTATTGGAGATCGATCCGGCCTCCGGCCAAGTTCTGCTTCAGGCGCGGATTTATGACCTGCCCGGGAAGAAAGGAAGGAATCTGGTGGCCTTCATCCCCACCCCTGCCTTCCTGGAAGTCCTGGCCCTGTTCGACGTATTCCAACCATCGGCCTCGTTGTGGTCCCCCGACGATCGTTTCCTGCTGATCTCGGCGATGGAACCGGAGGGGAAGGCCGGGATCTATGCGCTGCATGTCTCGGGCTGGTTGGAGCCTCGCCGGCTGGGGGATGGGGTGCTTGCCTTCTGGTCTCCGCGTTAACGCACCAAATTGTGGAAGGAGGGGAGCGCCTGGCCCTCGGCCCGGAGAACCAGGGCAGGCCCCTTGCGGTGGAGGCCTCAATGAGGAGATGAGGAGGGAGAAGCAGGCGCAGGGGTGGGGACAGGGAGGAGCGGGCTGGCGCGGGCGGCCTCGATGAGGGCGATCACCTCATTCCCCGACAGATCGTGGCGCTCCAGCAGGGCCTGGGCAACCGCTTCCACCTCGCTGGCGTGCTCCCGCAGGAGCCGTTCTACTTTCTCCTCGCACTCCGTCCAGAAGCGCTCGATGATCTCCTGGTAGCGCTCAGGCTCATCAGGCCTCATGGGGTGAAAGCCGAAATACCCCAGGTCCAGCAGCGTCAGGATCCGCTGGCGGACATGCTGGAAATCCGCTCCCGCGCCCGTCCAGTATTCCCCCATAAAGATCTTCGTCGCCACGTGGCCGGCGAGGGAGACCATGATCTCCGCCACCAGGCGCCGCAGGGGCACGGTGTAGAGCTCCTGCTTGGGGGCGCTGTGAACATATCCCAGGGCGCCGGGCATGTTGGTGCGGCGGATCAGCGAGGCGCGGATGATCCGCTCGTCCGGCAGCAGATAATACTGAGCCACGGCGTGGCCGGCCTCGTGATAGGCTACCTGACGGCGCTGGAGGGGATCCATCTCGGCGATGGGGTTCTCCAGGCCCATGGCCTGCTCCTGGAGGGCCAG
The nucleotide sequence above comes from Thermoflexus sp.. Encoded proteins:
- a CDS encoding succinate dehydrogenase iron-sulfur subunit, yielding MKVRLRIQRFNPEKDRKPWWGEYEVEAEPVDRVLDALHYVKWYIDGTLTLRRSCAHGICGSDAMRINGRNRLACKVLVREAMEEGRGVITVQPLPGLPVIKDLVVDMEPFFAKYRMIMPYLINNDPPPERERLQTPEERERYDDTTKCILCAACTTSCPSFWANGEYIGPAAIVQAHRFIFDSRDQGAAERLRVLNEWFGVWRCRTIFNCVEACPRGIQITRAIEEVKQAILTGRLS
- a CDS encoding glycosyltransferase, which translates into the protein MKSGSVPVRRVAMISVHTCPLATLGGKDTGGMNVYVRELTRELTRRGIGVDVFTRSQNPHLPHIVHELGPGGRVIHVPAGPEAPIDKHQILPYLSEFIEWVRRFAEREGLVYDVIHSHYWLSGLAALALRPIWRAPVIQMFHTLGKMKNRVARRAEEQEPPARLEAERRLVREADHLVAATPLEKAQLSWLYGATPSHITVIPPGVDVQRFRPIPKMEARRILGFPPERRYVLFVGRIEPLKGLETLMRAVAILAQDCPTWTRDFAVVVIGGDPDATADAEMQRLQQLREELGITDLIAFLGAKAQETLPYYYNAADVVVMPSDYESFGLVALEAMACGTPVIASDVGGLLYLVRDGETGLRVPRRQPIALARALDRLLRDEALRQRLGENARRWAQGFAWSIIADRVLNLYDEVLKTNRGRARPSICYGRWSARLY
- a CDS encoding nucleotidyltransferase domain-containing protein, yielding MPGGSWGSCSTTWENSPQAHDIRTFLDRLRELEPEAVFLFGSLARGDYLDTSDVDLLVLFSRPVPYGEVDRRARGNFHILVETWEKVWRQVREGEPFYLEIMLEEREGRGRALIEAARETAHAMGFRRTPRGWTWSVAARTQPASEDTP
- the sdhA gene encoding succinate dehydrogenase flavoprotein subunit, which produces MKVHRHQFDAVVVGAGGAGLMAALYASKQVKTAVLSKLYPTRSHTGTAQGGIAAPLGNMEEDRPEWYAYDTVKGGDWLVDQDAAEILAHESIEAIIELEHMGLPFDRTPDGKIAQRRFGGHTRNFGEAPVMRACHSADRTGHMILQTLYQQCIKHNVTFFDEFFVTDLILEDGVVRGVVAIEIATGDIHVFHSKAVLFATGGAGRIYKVTSNAHSLTGDGMAIVWRRGLPLEDMEFFQFHPTGIYKLGILLSEAARGEGAVLINDKGERFMERYAPTLKDLASRDVISRAIYMEIREGRGIGGKDYVYLDMRPETINRFKSAPGGREVTAEYLEHKLPDIIEFVRVYLGIDPMREPVPIQPTAHYAMGGIPTDVHGRVIRDERNTPVPGLYAAGECACVSVHGANRLGTNSLVDLVVFGRRAGRHMAEYCQQADFAPLPPEPEAYTIEMVERIRNGTGEERVPLLRTELQETMQTYVSVFREASGLETAIEKIRELQERYRHIRIDDKGYRFNTDLLEAIELGFLLDVAEATAFSALNRTESRGAHYREDYPKRDDENWLKHTLIWRQDGRVTFAYKPVVITKWPPKERKY
- a CDS encoding HEPN domain-containing protein, whose protein sequence is MPSRHQDWLAQGLRDLQAARSMLEGGFYEWAAFQAHPAAEKGLRALLRFHHREYRGHRLVAMLEELSQKLPIPEGLFEAARELDLHDMGSRYPNRFAEGYPAQYDDRKIAQRCVEHAGRIMGFVQHNLGEQPPGP
- the gatB gene encoding Asp-tRNA(Asn)/Glu-tRNA(Gln) amidotransferase subunit GatB translates to MEFEPVIGLEIHAELQTRSKMFCACPVVDSTTAEPNRYVCPVCAGMPGTLPVPNRRAIEWTILTGLALNCEIAEYSLFYRKNYFYPDLPSEYQRSMYDYPLCRNGYLEIDTPDGPRRVRIRRVHIEEDTGKLIHVGGATLVDFNRAGVPLMEIVTEPDMHSVEEVKAFAIALRTLLRYLGVNSGDMEKGVIRFEANVSVRPKGETRLGTRTEIKNLNSFRALVRAVEYEIRRQIEIVRSGGRVEQETMGWDEARGITVPQRGKEHAHDYRYFPEPDIPPLMISREWVEEIRAMLPELPRARLARFEQAYGLTRYEAALLTEDHRVADYFERAVMLAREGEPAVEPRTLAAWITGELFRLMNEANREIQDVRVPPESLVELIRMVQRGEINMNTGKLVLREAFETGEAPRRIVEARGLAQIRDVEALREIVRQVIEANPKEVESYLRGKEGVLKWFVGQVMRATRGQADPQRVNELVREALEARRASPA
- a CDS encoding retroviral-like aspartic protease family protein translates to MGLTYIEGTVTGPTGKQAVVRFLVDSGATYTLLPYEIWQAIELKPKRSATFVLADGTTIERQISECHIALPQGEGHTPVILGEPGDEAVLGVVTLEILGLVLNPFTRTLQPMRMLLV